The DNA region TGGGTATGAGTTCAGATTATGAACTTGCAATTGCCTGTGGTTCAAATATGATTAGAGTAGGAACTAGTTTATTTAAAGATTAATACAAGTAACAGATATATTTAAACATATCTGTTACTTCTATAATACAATTTAAATATTTTTACTAGTACTTTTCAATATATGTTCTTCAATAACCCAAGAAGCAAAGGGTATTGAGCAAGTAAAAGCTGGACTAACAGCGTTTAATATATGTATTGAATTATCATCAGATTCAACAACAAAATCTTGAACTAATTCTAAAGTTTCTTTATTTAATAGTTGCGCTCTAATACCAGGTGTACTCCAAGAATCATATCCCTTATGATCCATATTTTTTGTTAACTTTTTAGCTAAACTTTTTAGATAATTTAAATTATATTTTTTAACTTCACTATATGCTAAGCTTCTAAATCCAAAAGCATTACTTATAAATAGTTTTAACTCATAATATGATATTTGCAAAAATTCTTTTAAAGAAAAATTATCAAATCCATTATAGTTTTCTCTCCAAAATGCAGGAATTGCAGTAGGACCTATTTTACTTTCATTATCAACAGTTAATGTGTAATGAACACCTAAAAAAGGATTATCTAAGTTTGGAACTGGATATACATTTGTTGTAAGATTTGAAATATTATTCTTATCTTTAAGATATATACCTTTAAAAGGAATTATCACATAATCTTTTGAAAAACCAAAATCTCTAGCAATATTATCAGCATATAAACCTCCACAATTTATAACTTTTACAGAATTATAATCACCTTGATTAGTATGAATTACATTTCCTTTAGATCCTAAATACTTACAATCTAAAATTAACTCAACTCCTAATTCTTCAATAGCTTTAGCAAATTCTTTTGTAACTTCTTTTGGATTAACAGTTGCAGTTGAAGGACATAAAAGTGCTTTTTTATAAGTTTTAATATTTGGATATAATTCTTCCAAATCTTTTTCATTAAGCCAATGAAGTTCTACACCATTTGCATCACCTCTTCTTTTTAATTCTTCTAAACCTTCAACTTCTTTATCATCAATTGCTACAACAACTTTTTTACAAGAATTTACAGTAAGATTTCTCTGTTTACAAAACTCTTTTAGTGCCTTATTTCCATCTTTAGTAAATTTTGCTTTTAATGAATCTGCACTATAATAGAATCCTGCATGTAAGACACCAGAATTTCTACCACTACTATGCATTGCAACTTCTTTTTCTTTCTCTAATACAATTATTTTACTATCAGGGAATCTTTCTTTTAGATTTTTTGCAATATTTAGGCCAATAATTCCAGCACCAATAATTAAATAATCATACATTTTCTAATATCCTAATTCTTCATTTACAATGATAATTGTTATTCTATCTTTTTCATCTGCTTTTATATAAGTAAATTTATTAGCAATGTTATCTAAGTTATGTCTTGGTGTTTTACCCATTTCAATAGCTTTTGAATTCATTCTATCAATATTTTTTACAGCACTAACTTCCATTAATCTTTTAAAACCCTCTTCTACATTTTCAACTATTTTATTAATACCTACTATTACTACAACTTTTTTAGGACCAAAAATCAAAGCTGCAACTCTGTTCCCACTACCATCAGCATTCACTAGTTTTCCATCTTTTGTAAGTGCATTAGTTCCACAAACAAAAACATCTGTTAGCATACCCTTTCTTCTTCTATCAAGGTTTTCACTCATTGGAATACCTTTTTCATATTGATTAAATAAAGTTATATCTTCTTTATTTACTAAATAATCTAATAATCCAATTTGATCTACACTTGTTGAACCACCTAAACCAACACTTATATTTGGTTTGATAAAAGTTTTTGCTAAAGTTAATGCTTCTTTTTTATTTTCAACAAAATGAGGATCGTATCCACAAGTCTTTAAAGTTTCTAAAAATTCATTCATATTTATCCTTTTTTTATTAATTAACTATATATATTTTTGCTTCACGAGATAACATCTTATGTAATCCCATTGATACAGCAAATATGATAAACCCTATAATATGTGTATTCTGAATAATACCAAAATAGCTTTCCATATTAAATACATTATCTGGACATAAAAGTAATATCGCTGCAATAAAGAATACAATTCTTTCAATTACATTTAACTTTTGATCCCAGTAACCTTCCATTACAATTGAGAACGATGCAATACCCATCATAGCAAAGGTAAATACTTCAAATCTTTCAAACCATGTTCCATTAATTAATGGAGTAAATGCAAATAATAAAGGAATTATATACATTCCTTTCCCTACTTTCCATGCAACTAATCCTGTTTTCATTGGAGGAGTTTTAGCAATTGCAGCTGCTGCAAAAGCTGCTAAACAAACAGGTGGTGTAAGATTTGAATCTTGTGATAACCAAAATATTATTAAGTGTGCGGATAATAAATACATTGCAACTTCAGGCATTTCAATTCCAGCATTAACCAATGCAGCCATTTCAGGACTTAACATTAAACCTACTAACGCAGGTGCTGATAGTACAGATAAAACAACATAAGATGCAGTTACAGGTAATCCCATACCAAGAACAAGTGAAGCAACAGCTATTAAAATAATTGCTATTAAAAGTGAATTACCTGACCATTCCATAATAAGTTGTGAGAATGTGATTCCAATACCAGAAATATTAATAACTCCAACAATAACACCAACAGCAATAAGTAAAACACCCGTTACTACCATATTTTGAGAACCTAATGCCAAAGCTCCGAAGATTTCTTTGATTCCCATTCTTTTATTTTTAGTTAAATACGATGAAAAAATAATGGCAAATATTGCAATACCTGCTGCATATGTAGGTGTAAAACCATAAACTAATAATCCAACAAGTGTACTTAAGGGAATAATAAAATGGAAACCTTCTCTTAAAATTGGAAGAATCTTAACATCACTATTCTCACCTTTAATATTATGTTCTTTTGCATGAATATTTATATAAAAAGCAATTGAAGCAAAATATAAAATTGCAGGTAAAATTGAAACAGTTACAATTGTTACAAATGGAATATGTGTCATTTGAGCCATAATAAAAGCCCCTGCTCCCATAATTGGAGGCATGATTTGTCCACCTGTACTTGCCGCTGCTTCAACTGCTGCTGCAAATGTACCTTTAAATCCCGCTTTTTTCATCATTGGAATTGTTATTGAGCCAGTTGAAACAGTATTTGCAACAGCTGAACCAGAAATTGTTCCCATTAAAGCAGATGAAAATACTGCAACATGTCCAGTTCCACCTGTATATTTTCCTGCAACTGCACTTGAAACATCAACTATAAAGTCTCCTGCTCCTGATTTTAAAAGGAATGCTGCAAATAAAATAAACATAAATACATATGTTGATGAAATAGTAGCAATTGGACCAAATAATCCTTCACTTGTATAGAACATTCTATAAAGGAATCGCTCAGGAGTCATTCCAGCAAAAGCAAAAATACCATCTATATGTTGACCTAAAAATAGTAAATATGCAATACAAGACAATATTATAAAAGGAATAATATATCCAGTTGACTTTCTAACCATTTCCACTGCTAAAACAATTGTCATTCCAGCAACTATTAAATCACTAGTTCTCATTTGTCCATTTGCTACTGCATATAAACTTTCTTCAAAAAGTACCATATAAGCAAATGTAAATAACGATAACACTGCTAAGAACAAATTAATTATACTTACTTCATTTTCATTTTTTGTTGCTTCATAAGTTAAAAAACCAAGAGATGCTAATAAAGCAAAATGTGCTGAGTTAAACCATAAATCACTAATTCCACCCCAAATATTTACACCAAAATGAAATAGTGATATAAGTATTGCGTAGACAAAAGTGATTTCTTTAAAATATTTTATTTTAATCATTTTTTATTCCTAGATATATATAAATTATATAAATAATTTTAAATTACTTATATATTTTATATATCAAAAGAAGATGAACTTCTTTTGATATGTTAGTTTATTTTCCTAATAACGACGCAGGTATAGTAATACCTTTTTCTTGATAGAATCTAATAGCACCAGGATGTAAAGGCATTGGAAGACCTGAAATAGCTTTTTCTAAAGACATTGCTTTTGTAGCTTTGTGAACAGAATTCAAAAAAGGTAGGTTTTCATAGATTGTTTTAGTTAATAAATATACATCTTCTTCAGGAGTATCTTTTGTAACAACTAGTAAGTTTGGTTGTGCAATTGTATTAATATCTTTTGTTTGACCAGGATAAGTTCCTGCTTTAATATTAAATGGAGTCCATACTGGATAGTTAGCATTAATATCAGCTAAATTTTTCTTAGAAAAATCTAATACTTTAATTTCGTCATTTCCAATAGAAGCAAAGGCATTTGTAACTGCAGATGTTGGAGGACCTGATGGAGTATTCATTCCTTGAACTTTTCCATCTTGAAGTGCAGTTGAACTTGGAGTATATCCTAAGTATTGAACATTCATTTTATTAAAATCAATTGAAAGTGAACTCATAATAGTTTCAGCAGAAACTCTTGAACCTGAAGATCTTCCACCAATTGCAAATCTTTCACCATATAGATTTTGTAAATCCATAATATTTCCAGTTTTTGCAAATTTATTTTTTATTGTAAATTGTTCAACATTTTGCCATAACATAGAAACAGATCTTAAGTTTTTTTTAGGATTTCCTTCATATTTTGCTTTTCCTTGCCATGCCATAGAACCAAAAAGTCCTTGCAAAATTGCAAAGTTAACTTCACCTTTTTGAAGCATATCAACATTTTCACCAGATCCAGCAGATGTAATAGCTGAAAATGTAGTTTTATGAGTTTTTGCTAATTTAATTGAAGCAATTGTAGCAATTCCAACTCCAACTGGATAATATGTTCCACCTGTACTTGCTGTTGCAATTACATATTTTGTTTCTTTTGTAGCTGCATTTGCACCTGTAATCATTGTAGCTGTGATTGCTGATGTAACTAATAGCTTTTTTAAAATCGATAATTTTCTCATTTTATTTTCCTTAGTTTTTAACTTAAGGAAAGTATAACACAGATTGAAACAAAATTGTTTCAAAATTGTTTCAAATTTGTAAATTTACTATTATTTGCCTATTTTATAGATCATGTAGATTACTTTATTATATAACCTAGACCTTTTTTTGAAACAATAAAGTCATTATCACTAATTTTATCTTTTACTCTTTTTATTACTGTACGCATTGTGGCATCTGAAGTTTTGGGATCATTCCAAATAAATTCTTTTAAAAAATCTTTGGACTTTATCTTTTTGATATCACTTATTAAAGCTTGAATTAGCAAAGTTTCTTTTTTTGATAAGTTAATTAATTCATCATTATTATACAAAAGATTTGTTTTTGTATTAAAAGTATAACTATCATTTAATCTTAATACCTCATCAATAGTTTCATTTTTAGATTTTTCCTCTAATACTTTAGTTTTTACTTTTTTTAACATTTCCATCATATTTTTAACTTCTAAAGGTTTTACAAAATATGAGATAACATTTAAATTAATTGATTTAAAAAGATACTCTTCATCTTTGTATGCAGACACGATAATAAACTTTTGATTATCATTGATTTTTGTAATATCTTCAATCATACTAAGACCATCTTTATTTGGCATTCTAATATCTGTAAGAACTAAATCAAATGCCTTTTTATCATCATAAGCTTTCTTATATATATCAAGACCTTGCTCTCCATCACATGCAATTGATACCTCATCAAAAACTGTATCAAGATAAAACTCAAGTATCTCCCTTGCATCTTCTTCATCTTCTACTAATAATACTCTTGTAATTAAATTATCCATATTTTTCCTATGTAGTTATATATCTAATGTGATTATAAACTTCACACCACTATTAATATTTACTACTTCTATTTTACCTTTCATATTTGTTTCAATAATAGCCTTTGTCATATAAAGACCAATTCCTGTACCTTGTGTTTCAAACTTTGTAGTAAAGTATGGTTCAAAAATTTTATCCATAATATCATTGTTAATGATACCACCATTATTTGAGATTTCAATTTTTACCTTATCTTCTACAAGGATTGTATTAATATTAATTATTGCATCAAATTTTTCTTTTTCTTTTCGTAATAGTATTGCATCTTTTGCATTGTTTAAAATATTCAATAAAGATTGTTTTAATTCATTTTCATAATTTATAATTTCAATATCTTCATATTTAAACTCTATTTTTATATTTTCTATCTCGTATTGATTTTTTACCATATATAATAAGGAGTCAATACACTCTTTAATTGAAAACTTATTTTTAACTTTTGATGGTTTATAAAAATTTCTAAAATCATCAATTGTTTCACTCATGTACTCAATATTCTTATTTGCTTTTCGCATAAATTTATCTAACTTTTCTTCACTTACTTTTTCATTTTTATAATTATCTCTTAAAAAATGAAGAATTAAAGATACATTGTTTAATGGTTGTCGCCATTGATGTGAAATATTTCCAAGCATTTCTCCCATTGAAGCTAATTTACTTTGCTGAATTAAAATTCTATCTTTTTGCCTATTTTTATTTACTTCTACTTCAACTTTTAATTTTAATTCTTCTTGGCTAACTTTTATTTTTGTAATATCATTTATATATCCATAAAAATGACTTACCTCCCCTGAATGATCTTTTATTAGTATTACTCTACTTGAAATCCACTTAATTTCATTTGCTGCATTTATTATTCTACATACAAAGGTAAAGTTTGACAAATCTTTTTTTAAGGCAGCATAAATAGCTACTTTTACTTTATTAATATCTTCTTTATAAATTAAATTCATAAAATTCAATTCTTTGTTTTCAAAATCTTTTTTATTAAAGCCAAAAGTTTTAATACTATTTGATATATACTTTATACTTAAGTTTTTGTCATTAAATAATTTAAAAATTACAATCTTTCCATCTTCTACTAATAACTCAATATCAAGAAGTTCTTTTTTCATTCTTTTATTTTTATCAATATCCATTGACATCATAAGCATACGATCTAAATTACCAGATTCATCATAAAATGATTTACCACGGGCTAAGACCCATTTAAAATCATCATTTTTTGTTTTAAGTCTATATTCACATACAATTGTATCATCAACTTTTGCAAATATTTTATCAAATAATTGTTCAACCTTATTTTTATCTTCATTATGAATTAAATTGAACCAATTAGCAAAAGTATGTATTTCATTTCTTTTATATCCAAACATTTCAAGCCATTTATCTGAAAAATAAATCTTCTTAGTTTTAAAGTTAATATCCCAAAGGCCATCATTTGACGCAATAATTGCCAACTCAAATCTTTTTTTCCAATGTTCTAATGATAAAGTTTTTGTTTTAAGTTCATCATTATATTCATTAAAAATTGTTTTAATGAAATTTGAAAATATATATGTAAATAATATAAGTATTGCACTAACTACCAAAATAATAATAAAAACTTTCGAGAATAAATTTCTATAATCATTTTTAATATCAAAGATAATATCTTTTAATTTATATTCGATAATTTTTTTATCATAAAATACACTTATTATAAAATTATATTTATTATAAAGGTATACATAGTTTTTAAATTTTTCATTATATTCATAATCGGTAAAATAATGTTCTAGTATTTCATAAGATTCATTATCTTCTTTATCTTTTAGTAAAACATTTGATTTTTCTATCTTTTTATTATTTTCAAAATTAAATGTATCTTGAGTTATTAAATCATAAAACCAAATATTAAACTTTTGTGTTTTAATTGAATCTATTATAGATTTTTTTGTAATCTCTTTTATTGAATTAATAATAGAAAATGAACCTATATAATACTCTTTATCATTAATTTTAACACTGTCAAAAAAACTAAGTCTAACTGTTTTCTTTACATCATCATTCCAAAATTGAAGATTGTTACTACCTTGAGAATATATATATTGTAAAGTTAAGTTTTTGTATTTATTCACTTGTTGTTTTTTATTAAATATTAATCTTTGTAAATATGAAATTGAAGTATCTCCATACAAGATATCTAAATTATCTTTTTTAAAAATAACTAATTCTATACTATTTTCTTTTTCAATATTTCTCAAATAATCTTCTAATAAACCAAAATTATTTAAAGAGTTTGATTCTATATATCCAATTGTTTTATATGTAATCTTTTTTAGTACTATTTCTTCCTTAGAAAAACTCTTTTTTACTTGATTATTTATATATACTTTAAATTTATTTAATTCTTCTTTTTTATCAAATTCATAATTTAATATATATTTTTGTTTTAATAAATCTATTTTTCTATTTTCTTTTGACTCTAATATAAAAAAGGTAATTGTTAATAAAATTATAGCAAGTAGCATTATAAAGATTATAGGTATTTGAGAAAATAAACGTTGAATATCATCTAAGTTATATTTCCTATTTTTAAAGAACATATATTCTTACCTTAAATTAATTTTTATATCTACTCTTTGTTTCAAAATTGTTTCATATTTATTATTGTATTAAAAAGAAACAAAGACTTAGCTTTTAGAATCCTCTCTTATTTTACTGACTGTTTTACCACCAATTGCATAGTTATCAGTGTTTATCTCTTCTATTATAACTACAGCACTAGAAGCACCTCGTCCATTAAAAATACTTGCAAATAGTTCTGTAATACCTTTTGAAAGCTGTTCTTTTTGTTCTTTTGTAGCTCCACCGTCTTCTTCTGTCATTTTTACGTTAATTACTGGCATTTTATTCTTCCTTGTTTATATTCATATTTATTCTTATGGTAGAGCTAATACTGCACTATTACATAAATCATCACTTTCAAATTTTGTAATATCACCCTCTTTTAAATCAGGAACAGGAAATAATCTAACTGTTAAAGGTTTATTTAATCTATAAGCCATAGTTCCAGTATCTCTCATTATTTGTTCAATTTTTTTATTTGTTGTATTTCCCTCAATTGGAACTGTATCTAATCCTATTCCACATATCGCACTATTTGTAAGTAGTGTTCTAATATCAAAATCTTTATTTATAGTTCCAAGAGCTAATCCTTCATCTTCAACAACTGCCAACATAAGACCGGAAAACCCAACTAAAGGAAGTTCTTTTACACTTTTAAATACCTTTGTTAATAAAGACGATATTTCAACTGTTCCACTTCTTCCAAAAGAGTCTAATCCCATTTGTTTATATACTTCTACCATTGATGAGCAATTTTTTGAAGGTGCTGCTGATGAATCAATTCCTTTAAATACAAATGATGTTTTATTTTCGTTTTTTTCTTCAAACTTATCTAAAATATTTTTTATATTTTTACAATGATAAGAGAGAGCTTCTTTTAAAATTCTTGAATATGAAGCCATTGCATCATTATGTGAAAGTCTAGGATTTTTTTCATTAAATTCTTTTAAAACTTCAACTAATAAATCAGGAGTTTCTAAACCTAAAACATAAGAGTTTTCTAAATTGCTATTATGATATGAAGCAGGGAAATATGGAATAAAAGGTTTACAGTTAAAATTAACAGTAAAGTTAAAGTTACCCTCACCTCTTGGTGTAATTTTTGATATTTTTTTCACTGCTTTTACTGATTGAACAATTAAATCATTATCTAAAATTTCATTTTCATCTAATGATATATTTACACAAGCATTCGCTAAATCTCCAAAGGCTAATATCAATTCAGGAAGTAAATCTACCTCATCAAAAGTTTTTGCTTCACCTATTGCAAATCTAATTCGTAAACTTGTACGACTTTTATCTAAAATACTTGAAATCAATTCTAAATCTTTTTTAGCACTTGAAATACTAGATGTATCTAAATATTCTCCAAAAGCATTTGTTACAATTCTAATAGATTGAACTACATATTTTTCTTCTATAAATTTTGTGCTTAACTCTTCGCAAAAATCACAAGCTTCAAGAAGTTCTTTTTCCCATGTATTTTTATCTTTTTGTAAAGTAAGAAAAGTTGTAATTGTTCTTACTTTACATAAATTTTTATTTTTGTAAATCTCGTTTGACATTATTAACTCAATACTCTTTTAGATGTATCATAAACCATTTCATAATATCTATTATTGTTAAATTCAAACTCTTGAATAACATCAAGACCAAGTTTTCTTTTGTGTGCTTGATATGAACGCTCATTGATTACATTTACAAAAGTTACAAGGATTTCATATCTCTTTGACATTGAATCCAATGCAAAATCAAAAAGTTTTTCAAGTAATCCACTACCTCTTACACTTTTATCAATACAAACAGGTCCATATTGGTATGAATTATCTATTGTCAGAGTTTTTCCTAAGTAGTTTAGATTTGGTAAGTCTTTTACCATAAAAGCAAACATAGGCCATTTTGACCAATACTGCCAAGAAGCAGACATTACATATCCTTGAACCTCATCGTTTTCTACTGCTATAAATATTCCTTGCTCTTGTTCAATAATATCAGCTAACTGTTCTTTTTCAAAAGCAGTTGTTACAAAACCATCTTTTTTATCTTCTTCTTTTATAGTTGCTAATTGGTATTTTGCATGTAATTTTAATATATTTTCAATATCTTTAGTTTGGGCTATTTTTAGTTCCATTATAAACTTCCTTAAATTAATGATGTAGTATATAATGTTTTATAAAAAATGTCATTAACCTATGTTAATTTTCATCTCTTTTCGTATTCTTGATAGTGCAACACTTGTAATTCCTAAATATGAAGCAATATGATAATTGGGAACAACATCTTCTATCATAGAATAGTCTTCCAAGAATTTTTCATATCTTCCTCTTGCATCTAAAAGTAAAAAATCAGCTTCTCTTTTTTCTTTTTTAATAATTAAGTCTTCATATATTCTCAAAAGTAAATCATTCCATTGTGCATTTTCCTTTCCTAATTGCAATAAATCTTTATATCCAATATATAAAGTAGTGAAATCAGATAAAAGTTCAACACTAAAAGGAGAACCTATTCCATATGAGACAGAAGAAATACTGCTTAATAAATGTCCTTGTTTTTCTGCAAAGGATTTATTAAATTCTTTTCCATCAACTGTTAGATAATAATATCTGGCAAGTCCGTGAATCAAAAAGTAAAAATCTTCAACTTTATCTTCCATTAAAAAAAGATGTTCACCTTGTTTTAAAGTTTTAGTTTTAAAATATACTTTTGCTTTATTCCATGATTCTATTGAAAGTGGGGATTTATTATTTAGTATTGGATATAAGATATCAAATTGTTTTTCTATGTTCATATTGAAGTATATTACTTTGACTATTAATCTCAACTGATAAGCAACAATTAAGAAAGAATCACTCTATCTCGTATAGCTTTTTTAAATTTTTATAAAAACTTCGATAATATTAGTACATGAATTTAGAAAAATTAGAAGAAGTATTATTATCAAAAAATAAAGCTACAAAAGAATTTCCTTTTGATGATAAAGTTATGGTCTTTAAAGTGAAAAATAAAATGTTTGCTCTTTTACTTTGGAAAGAATCTCCACTTAGAATAAATCTAAAATGCGACCCAATCGATGCACTTGCTTTTAGAGAAATTTATGACTGTGTAAAACCTGGATACCATATGAATAAAAAACATTGGAATACTATACATATTGATGGAAGCATGGAAGATAGATTTTTAATTGATATGATAGATGATTCTTACAACTTAGTTGTTTCAAAACTTACAAAAAAAGAGAAATTTGAATTAGGAAATATATAAAAATTAATACTTATAACTAATTTTTATATATTAGATATTGTTAGTTTAAAGAATTTTTAAACTTTCTAACTTCATCTTCAATAGAGTCTTGTCTCATAAAATGCTCACCAATTAGAAAAGCATCCGCACCAATTCCTGAAAGTCTTTTAATAACATCTACATTTGAAACACCTGATTCTGCAACTATTATT from Poseidonibacter antarcticus includes:
- a CDS encoding Crp/Fnr family transcriptional regulator, with the protein product MNIEKQFDILYPILNNKSPLSIESWNKAKVYFKTKTLKQGEHLFLMEDKVEDFYFLIHGLARYYYLTVDGKEFNKSFAEKQGHLLSSISSVSYGIGSPFSVELLSDFTTLYIGYKDLLQLGKENAQWNDLLLRIYEDLIIKKEKREADFLLLDARGRYEKFLEDYSMIEDVVPNYHIASYLGITSVALSRIRKEMKINIG
- a CDS encoding MmcQ/YjbR family DNA-binding protein, whose translation is MNLEKLEEVLLSKNKATKEFPFDDKVMVFKVKNKMFALLLWKESPLRINLKCDPIDALAFREIYDCVKPGYHMNKKHWNTIHIDGSMEDRFLIDMIDDSYNLVVSKLTKKEKFELGNI